The Seriola aureovittata isolate HTS-2021-v1 ecotype China chromosome 8, ASM2101889v1, whole genome shotgun sequence genome contains the following window.
TACACAGACTATTACTGAAATACAATGCTAAATACATCTAGGGTAGTTTTATTGGTATGAATGACTTACCTGAAGAGTAAGTTTTGTCTTATCTTTTCCAGCGAGTGATGAACTGTAAAGACAAAGCAGAAGAGACAGTAATGAAAAATACAGGACAGGTTTATCTTGAAAACTCGTAACTAACAAAACACATTCCAACACAGTCGCCTTCGTATTCATATTATGAGACTTCTGTCAAAATGATTgtattttagaaaaacacacagagatcaCTTCAAGATAAATCCGTGGGAGCTCACCTTAGCCTTTCTAAACACAGTGAAACCTGCTCATCGTATCTGTAGAAGTGAGCTTTCGAATGGTCAAAGCTCGTGTACGGTAAACCTGTAGCATCAGGTACTGCATCTGGTGAGAAGAGAAATAAAGTTTAACTTTACAAAACGAAGAACAAATTAATCACCACGCTGTTGACCGTCCAGGTTACTGCAGTGTGGTCAACCCAACAATATATCTCATCACCCATATATAATTCAGGGAAGCTGTCGTTCATTGTCGGGatgtttgggaaaaaaaagttgaataaaaTGTTCCACTGTCGTCCATTTCCAATAAATGTCATATGATCCTTGGCAAGTGCAGCACATTGGTGAGTTTTAAACCAACAATGTCACATAaataggagagaaaaaaaagtttaatccCAAATCTGATCTAAAGTGAAATCACAGATGGAGACACAAAGTGAGGACTTACCGTCTCCGGTGGGTTGGATGACTCTCTCTAACCCACGTGACTGATAAAATTCCTTTATTCGTTTGTCTTCACCTGTTTAAAAACAGGAACGCACCATGAGACTTATTACACCAAACATTTTCCAGCACGCTGGCACAGAGAACAGAATTTTTTTACATACTTTCTTGAAGTCCAGGCACCAGTTTGTAGACAATGTCTTGCATCACTCGATCCAGTTTGAGGTTGAGTAAAGGCTGCGTCTCGTGGATTTTGATGTTGCACATCGGACAATACTTGCTTGTTTGCAGGTATTTCACAATACAACTTTTACAGACTGTagagcaagaagaaaaacagtcattttattCTGATTAGCCTGATGACGTCCTGGTGAAAATGATTGCGAAATGGCAGAAAAACTTGTGAATGAAAGGAGAAcagattattgttttttgtcCAGCTCTGTTAAAACTCACAGGTGTGCAAACACTCTGTAATTGTTGTGGCATCTATGAAGTATCCCGCACACAGGTAGCAGACGATGTGTTCGTTCAGGTCCTTGATCTTCAACTTCACCTCCTCCTgttaagacaaacaaaaaggtGTAAACGTTAATTTATCCCCCGAACAAAGAAGCACAATTCATCTGCTTAAACTCAAAACAAACTTCTCATCTGAAAGCAAAAGATGTACAAATTTTGGTTTATGTTCTGAGGGATAAAGACTGCTTAAAAGACTAATCCGCCCTAAAACAACAGTCAGGTGCCCACATGAACACTGCACCTGGTTTTGCTTGCTATAAATCCTTCCTCCTGTCCATGCCGGCCTTAGAGAGATTGCCTTGTTAGTATGAAATTCTCCCTCTCTGGTTTACTTCTGACAGTTTTTCCATATTGAATTTTGTTCTAAAAAGATGAGACTGTGGATTTTGTAACTTAAGGGGATCTCTTTCTGTCAGACCAGGAGAAATGATATGCAGCAAGCTAAACCTGTGTCACATATGGTAATGTGAGTactgttttaagacagacttgaaaaattgCGAATTTATCCTTTATAAAAACAGCTGAACCAGAAACCGTGACTCCGTGAGCAGCAACTCCAGGTcaagaaacaaaaacttttgACTGATTATATAATGAATAGCAGTGTGAGTTTAACCTAAAAACCAATGTTATGACTGCTACATAATGAGCCTCAAACTGAACTG
Protein-coding sequences here:
- the pcgf1 gene encoding polycomb group RING finger protein 1 isoform X1, whose translation is MAEQGPMAIAMRLRNQLQSVYKLDPLRNEEEVKLKIKDLNEHIVCYLCAGYFIDATTITECLHTFCKSCIVKYLQTSKYCPMCNIKIHETQPLLNLKLDRVMQDIVYKLVPGLQESEDKRIKEFYQSRGLERVIQPTGDDAVPDATGLPYTSFDHSKAHFYRYDEQVSLCLERLSSSLAGKDKTKLTLQQKFVRCSVRAEVRHLRKVLCHRLNVEKHQVQMLFNNESLPDHMTMKRLWLSHWFGKAQPLVLHYTIKDKRTR
- the pcgf1 gene encoding polycomb group RING finger protein 1 isoform X2; protein product: MAEQGPMAIAMRLRNQLQSVYKLDPLRNEEEVKLKIKDLNEHIVCYLCAGYFIDATTITECLHTFCKSCIVKYLQTSKYCPMCNIKIHETQPLLNLKLDRVMQDIVYKLVPGLQESEDKRIKEFYQSRGLERVIQPTGDDAVPDATGLPYTSFDHSKAHFYRYDEQVSLCLERLSSSLAGKDKTKLTLQKFVRCSVRAEVRHLRKVLCHRLNVEKHQVQMLFNNESLPDHMTMKRLWLSHWFGKAQPLVLHYTIKDKRTR